One Apis cerana isolate GH-2021 linkage group LG15, AcerK_1.0, whole genome shotgun sequence DNA window includes the following coding sequences:
- the LOC108002319 gene encoding uncharacterized protein LOC108002319 gives MEYDSASNCDDHLREYETSEDLRHLREIHKLERPICTTNSAPWHSLQVVTSQSKLKSGTTNKSLSSQVMEYYHKYSQNANLDQYFSLPSTSTSPEAIKCYYSIYEVNPKLEVNRQDCIGEEYNLKSYVPRERRRWARPPLIGQSSNTESSSRYVQTPLSNLKSPSPDLKHNTPETILEEKNENQEILTEAIERKISSPTSSIASHKPLEWDSGADVGYFNTIPNNKQNDKKLSTIERMALAKGCSAALRLDPEGTTESGISGKLAGVQKNSTNSMIPDANSTPLLGNASGSESEIEITPIVKNHLPGIISGNGIKSNERFFSKDLKHQNILMQYSKREYNYDTPKSTFVSKIPFGKFATEVRKVSNKQNTNKENICPPTSPLKKSTSMNTLFIPPSKLPLKRSQSELNLYGRDKGKSALPLIFNSSSSIATIVNKPSTCDKVIQTTLYAYTQESVGVQVSALEEEKPPLPKRGTSLRKGSTLILKNPKDTYKVQNSRKQKTNETQNAEASEERKEIKPQQNYSEQSQNESARQTPQPDTENITGRANSFEYFPGHVYENVPNGSGSHISSSETGRSHSTLPNTSSSINEKLWGDSDSLVKDLERSVNILKSLVDANKCDKEIKKRLIHHVVKRLITAKYTDDKIEHNLEDNVPWNPDDARSKVYGREILQAITKNHNTSDSSADWNLQKELAQRKSTRSGKGMAKNVTSESSSDKIDKNTDRTETDGRKARMGLRSDDCHRSSNTTTDKSESSECFFPQRNRKGNKMQDIFCTKECKMQRDSKMTTTRTTTMTTATTNNTIDHNRMLLDAVVNNRRNVIRSSNTGEQDDWRLLTTFSERQFEMKKHGNSDSADSKLVSYAEMEKRNQLIWITNEISHLCNLKKLLEESRRPERLRTSPKKSRSGNFKRKPMETSSHELSKNDYCNCSDTQVNSLEDPWSSHCNLACHHSSTSTSIIQHIKKRNSCAQTATNITGALSKTGGEIVSVSNLHNFSIKLVSIGVQTIPQETSTIPALVQSEIVHYVKCPAHSSMQFQNNHKCTEQISQCVKHHAIQNLVTCTQCSQEQKERLTVQKVHTNIENFQEESPVSSQTLSDQTNGNSITSVEIPHHCVQASSLKQKETKNQINILKLKTCDCKCESKKTLSKGCQCGSPVITVECNNVSKCEEYQKKVFHARDKEDGNSKECNCTTVCTEYDNEQSKKGRAPMKYSSKDYQINNGYSSSLNQNGHIELCGYPNDCFCENNREPEVQNAKVFCSCHSNGRAQHNGVHFHGEVEDCSVQLWPYWVNNGQINETAQYKVQSNVKCKCEKDCFCNNRGKTSEEISHGKACTSGKPNYVDEANQTSDSDRNCKYCRRCGAAYVKKCNCYQTYPKSIAYELSFVKENGQKNDNLGALPKVPLSNRSIYENKIDGCVCNMIKKVSSKKNSPQKNTLQDYLSKNKADFVNNAETRRQYMSEISHLRQLRKEKRIQLLAMASTSNIIKSTKTSSKPVPQKKMSNEQMRERLRKRYLRLNEVRYKRLQREKQEEARRNKLMAKIFCKKLQQKVLRGQVDLSQSVSVISNL, from the exons ATGGAGTATGACTCTGCATCGAACTGTGATGATCATCTGCGAGAATATGAAACTTCAGAAGATCTCCGGCATTTAAGAGAAATACATAAACTTGAACGTCCAATCTGTACTACAAATTCAGCACCATGGCATTCTCTGCAGGTTGTGACATCACAATCAAAACTCAAATCAGGGACAACAAACAAAAGTCTTTCTTCTCAGGTGATGGAATATTATCACAAGTATTCTCAAAATGCAAATTtggatcaatatttttcactacCTTCAACTAGTACATCACCAGAAGCGATCAAATGTTATTATAGCATATATGAAGTAAATCCAAAATTAGAGGTTAATAGACAGGATTGTATAGGAgaggaatataatttaaaatcttatgtgcctagagaaagaagaagatggGCGAGACCACCCCTTATTGGTCAATCTTCAAATACAGAATCATCGTCCAGATATGTCCAAACTCCATTGTCAAATCTTAAATCTCCATCACCtgatttaaaacataatacaCCAGAAACAatcttagaagaaaaaaatgaaaatcaggAGATATTAACAGAAGCtatagaaaggaaaatatcTTCTCCAACTTCTAGTATTGCTTCTCATAAGCCACTCGAATGGGATAGTGGAGCGGATGTTGGTTATTTTAACACAATACCcaacaataaacaaaatgacaaaaaattaAGTACAATAGAACGAATGGCTTTAGCTAAAGGTTGTTCCGCTGCTTTAAGATTGGATCCTGAAGGTACGACAGAATCAGGAATCTCTGGAAAACTTGCAGGAGTTCAAAAAAATTCGACTAATTCTATGATTCCTGATGCTAATTCTACTCCATTGTTGGGAAATGCTTCAGGATCGGAaagcgaaattgaaattacaccGATTGTGAAGAATCATTTACCGGGTATAATATCgggaaatggaataaaatctaacgaaagatttttttctaaggATCTCAAAcaccaaaatattttaatgcagTATTCGAAAAGAGAGTACAACTATGACACTCCAAAATCGACTTTTGTATCTAAGATACCTTTTGGAAAATTCGCGACTGAGGTAAGGAAAGTATCGAACAAACAGAATacgaacaaagaaaatatatgtcCCCCAACCTCACCTTTGAAAAAGAGCACATCGATGAACACGTTATTCATACCACCCTCTAAATTACCATTGAAAAGAAGTCAAAGCGAGTTGAATTTGTACGGTAGAGATAAGGGCAAATCCGCGTtgccattaatttttaattcttcatccTCGATTGCTACTATTGTAAATAAACCTTCCACTTGTGATAAAGTTATACAGACGACTTTATACGCTTACACTCAAGAATCCGTTGGCGTCCAAGTTTCGGCTCTCGAGGAAGAGAAGCCACCGTTACCAAAGAGAGGAACTAGTTTGCGAAAGGGTTCGACATTGATATTGAAGAATCCAAAGGATACGTACAAAGTTCAAAATTCAAGGAAACAGAAAACCAATGAAACACAAAATGCTGAGGCGAGCGAAGAGAGGAAGGAGATAAAACCGCAGCAAAATTATTCGGAACAATCGCAGAACGAATCGGCCAGGCAAACACCACAGCCTGATACGGAAAATATAACAGGTAGGGCGAACAGCTTCGAATATTTTCCTGGTCATGTATACGAGAACGTTCCTAACGGAAGCGGTAGCCATATCTCATCTTCAGAGACGGGGAGATCTCATTCTACTCTGCCTAATACCAGCTCCAGTATTAACGAGAAATTATGGGGTGACTCGGATAGCTTGGTAAAGGATCTGGAACGAAGCgtgaatattttgaagagtCTGGTCGATGCGAATAAATGCGACaaggaaattaagaaaagactGATACATCACGTAGTTAAGAGATTAATCACCGCCAAATATACGGATGATAAAATTGAGCATAATTTAGAAGATAACGTTCCGTGGAATCCAGACGATGCCAGGAGCAAAGTTTACGGTAGGGAGATACTTCAGgcaataacgaaaaatcataATACCAGCGATTCTTCGGCCGACTGGAATTTGCAGAAGGAGTTGGCACAGAGGAAATCTACGAGGAGCGGAAAAGGTATGGCAAAGAACGTTACATCGGAAAGCAGTAgtgataaaatagataaaaatacagACAGAACGGAAACAGATGGACGAAAAGCAAGGATGGGTCTTAGATCGGATGATTGCCATCGAAGCAGCAATACTACGACCGACAAAAGCGAAAGTTCCGAATGCTTCTTCCCGCAGAGAAATCGTAAAGGGAACAAAATGCAGGACATATTTTGCACGAAAGAGTGTAAAATGCAAAGAGATTCGAAAATGACGACAACTAGAACGACGACGATGACAACAGCTACGACGAATAATACAATTGATCATAATCGAATGTTGTTGGACGCGGTTGTTAACAACAGGAGAAACGTTATTCGTTCAAGCAACACAGGGGAACAGGATGACTGGAGGCTACTCACCACGTTTTCCGAAAGGCAATTCGAGATGAAGAAGCATGGCAATTCCGATTCCGCAGATTCGAAGCTAGTTAGTTATGCCGAAATGGAGAAAAGGAATCAATTGATCTGGATCACGAACGAGATCAGCCACTTGTGCAatctaaagaaattattggaaGAATCGCGAAGACCAGAGAGACTGCGAACGTCTCCGAAAAAATCGAGATCGGGAAATTTCAAAAGGAAACCGATGGAAACGTCGTCGCACGAGTTGTCCAAAAACGATTATTGCAATTGTTCGGATACACAAGTTAATTCGTTGGAAGATCCATGGTCTTCTCATTGTAATTTAGCGTGTCATCATTCCAGCACATCTACCAGTATTATTCAACATATTAAAAAGCGAAACAGTTGTGCGCAAACGGCAACAAATATTACTGGGGCTTTGTCAAAGACTGGTGGTGAGATCGTATCCGTCTCAAACTTGCATaatttctcgattaaattAGTCAGTATCGGTGTACAAACCATACCTCAAGAAACGTCTACAATTCCTGCTTTGGTACAGTCGGAAATTGTACATTATGTCAAGTGTCCCGCGCACAGTTCGATGCAGTTTCAAAATAATCACAAATGCACCGAGCAAATAAGCCAATGCGTGAAGCATCATGCCATCCAGAATCTAGTTACTTGCACGCAATGCTCACAGGAACAAAAGGAACGATTGACCGTTCAGAAGGTGCACACAAATATCGAGAACTTTCAGGAGGAGAGTCCAGTTAGCTCGCAGACGTTATCCGATCAGACGAACGGTAACAGTATCACCTCGGTGGAAATACCTCATCATTGCGTTCAGGCCAGTTCATTGAAACAAAAGGAAACCAAGaatcaaataaacattttgaagTTGAAAACTTGCGATTGTAAAtgtgaaagtaaaaaaacatTGTCGAAAGGATGCCAATGTGGCTCGCCAGTAATTACAGTGGAATGCAACAACGTCTCTAAATGCGAGGAATACCAGAAGAAGGTATTCCATGCGCGCGACAAAGAGGATGGAAACTCGAAAGAATGTAACTGTACAACTGTGTGTACAGAATATGATAACGAACAATCGAAAAAAGGTCGGGCACCAATGAAATATAGTTCAAAAGATTATCAGATTAATAATGGATACTCATCGAGCTTGAATCAAAATGGTCATATCGAGTTGTGCGGTTATCCCAACGATTGTTTCTGCGAAAATAATCGCGAGCCGGAAGTTCAAAACGCAAAAGTGTTCTGTAGTTGCCATTCAAATGGAAGAGCTCAACACAACGGAGTCCACTTCCATGGAGAAGTGGAAGATTGTTCGGTTCAATTGTGGCCTTATTGGGTGAATAATGGACAAATCAACGAAACGGCTCAGTACAAAGTACAAAgcaatgtaaaatgtaaatgcgAGAAAGattgtttttgtaataataggGGAAAAACTAGCGAAGAAATATCGCATGGCAAAGCCTGCACCAGTGGCAAACCAAATTATGTAGACGAAGCGAATCAAACGAGTGATTCCGATAGAAATTGTAAGTACTGTCGTCGCTGCGGTGCAGCTTATGTCAAGAAATGTAATTGTTATCAAACGTATCCGAAATCGATCGCGTATGAATTGTCGTTCGTTAAAGAGAATGGCCAGAAGAATGATAATTTGGGTGCGTTGCCAAAAGTGCCATTATCAAATCGTAgtatttacgaaaataaaatagatggcTGTGTTTGCAACATGATTAAAAAAGTtagttcaaagaaaaattctccgCAAAAGAATACTTTACAA gaTTATTTGTCTAAGAATAAAGcagattttgtaaataatgcgGAAACGCGTCGGCAGTACATGTCGGAAATATCTCATTTGCGTCAAttgcgaaaagaaaaacgaatacAATTGTTGGCTATGGCTAGTACgtcgaatattataaaatcgacGAAAACTTCTTCTAAACCAg TTCCACAGAAGAAAATGAGCAACGAACAGATGAGGGAAAGATTGCGGAAACGATATCTTCGTTTGAACGAAGTGCGGTATAAACGGCTGCAACGAGAAAAGCAAGAGGAGGCGCGACGTAACAAACTTATGgccaaaattttttgtaagaaattGCAGCAGAAGGTATTGAGGGGCCAAGTAGATCTGTCTCAAAGTGTTAGCGTTATATCCAACTTGTAA
- the LOC108002277 gene encoding LOW QUALITY PROTEIN: uncharacterized protein LOC108002277 (The sequence of the model RefSeq protein was modified relative to this genomic sequence to represent the inferred CDS: deleted 1 base in 1 codon): protein MTRKLNVLLVLKKLQFLEDVEKLIKEGKNYLFRMNKLSDSLRIDSYQYKKILYFMDRYSRCKTQLKENIEELKDIFDNSNIDGIINEEEIDEENEIEYIENEDFLLEEQFYHFRNIMYLKNMLANMEMLISRMLNINGSLVNLQLSKYARLKIALKNYSVKVYEFLKNNKILVESKNNFEKKQFTKSIQDKFIQLQKLIIQIAKKEIFFTDVMMRNCMISLNEENEENLLKFISYDVIMKYN from the exons atgacaagaaaattgaatgtg TTGctagtattaaaaaaactacAATTTCTTGAagatgttgaaaaattaataaaagaagggaaaaattatttatttcgaatgaatAAGTTGTCTGATAGTTTAAGAATAGATTCGTATCAGTATAAGAAAATCTTATACTTTATGGATCGTTACTCACGT tgTAAAACAcaattaaaagagaatatagaggaattaaaagatatattcgataatagCAATATCGATGGCATCATAAATGAAGAAGAGATAGATGAAGagaatgaaatagaatatatagagaacgaagattttcttctcgaagaacaattttatcattttcgtaatataatgtatctaAAGAATATGCTCGCAAATATGGAAATGTTAATTTCacgaatgttaaatataaatggatcCCTTGTAAATCTTCAGTTATCAAAATATGCAAGATTGAagattgcattaaaaaattattccgtaaaagtatatgaatttttgaaaaacaataaaatactcgtagaatctaaaaataattttgagaaaaaacaaTTCACAAAAAGTATTCaggataaatttatacaactaCAAAAACTTATAATTCAGATTGCCAAG aaagaaatattctttacgGATGTTATGATGCGCAAT TGCATGATATCTCtaaacgaagaaaatgaagaaaatttattaaaatttatatcatatgatgtcattatgaaatataattaa
- the LOC108002322 gene encoding isoaspartyl peptidase/L-asparaginase-like, with protein MEFRKGTFCYNTKIRDKECICNKNTIPCIIVHGGAGNFSDSIAIEKMTACKKAAINGYKKLINGESSVNAVEAALWWLECDEFFNSGYGSVLNELGKVEMDASIMDGHRFKCGSVAAVSDIEHPITLAKYVMNNFPNSIFVGEGAKNLAKYANLSFLSEGNMVSPAARAAFYSEEEGKLDADIEKILLDIDMLKNNTGTVGCVAYDGYSVAAGTTTGGLNKKLVGRVGDSPLLGCGTYAIRNIGCSLTGHGESITKLGLARAIVEDIEQNFSHMEALYKNFSHMLEKYEKVGGGIVLQSNGHWATYFTSDKMPYAVIDNDLITYGVKLYEERRELYKIEKDCKCECECPSLILLNVVY; from the exons ATGGAATTCAGAAAAGGtacattttgttataatacaaaaattaggGATAAAGaatgtatatgtaataaaaatactattccATGTATAATCGTACATGGCGGTGCGGGAAATTTTAGTGATTCTATAGCTATAGAAAAAATGACAGCGTGTAAAAAAGCTGCCATTAatggttataaaaaattaataaatggtgAAAGTTCTGTAAATGCTGTAGAAGCTGCATTATGGTGGTTAGAATGtgacgaattttttaattctggtTATGGATCTGTGTTAAATGAACtag GAAAAGTTGAAATGGATGCAAGTATAATGGATGGTCATAGATTCAAATGTGGATCAGTAGCAGCAGTTTCAGATATAGAACATCCTATAACACTTGCAAAATatgttatgaataattttccaaattctatttttgtgGGCGAGGGAGCTAAAAATTTAGCCAAGTATGCAAATTTAAGTTTCTTATCAGAGGGAAATATGGTATCACCTGCTGCACGTGCAGCTTTTTAttcagaagaagaaggaaaattagATGCTgatattgagaaaattttattggatatCGATATGTTAAAga ataataccGGAACTGTTGGTTGTGTAGCATATGATGGATATAGTGTAGCTGCTGGAACTACAACAGgtggtttaaataaaaaattggtaGGAAGAGTAGGAGATTCTCCTTTATTGGGTTGCGGTACTTATGCTATTAGAAATATAGGTTGTTCCTTAACAGGACATGGAGAATCTATAACAAAATTAGGATTAGCTCGTGCAATCGTAGAAGacattgaacaaaatttttcacacATGGAAGctctttataaaaacttttctcatatgttagaaaaatatgaaaaagtcgGTGGTGGAATTGTACTTCAATCAAATGGTCATTGGGCAACATATTTTACCTCTGATAAAATGCCATATGCTGTAATTGACaatgatttaattacatatggagtaaaattatatgaagaaaggagagaattGTACAAAATCGAAAAAGATTGCAAATGCGAATGCGAATGTCCttctttaatt CTATTGAACGTGGTTTACTGA
- the LOC108002321 gene encoding TATA box-binding protein-associated factor RNA polymerase I subunit B: protein MQKCRICDCTDFYKEAGYFFCQTCQTQNEDIREEILELHIDNSTRLRKTKIRQLKSNKSGEELGWTSWELYNFVLIGLTNELIELGIPSEIKLTILQLWATYLGKIEVAFISTKKKCLPKLARRYKRRDAEIIYGKVQSQKKHRKRKRIGSSTNTSVISSGQSEASSMRELKKNKRLLATAEYDRYLQSQNSSLGDGISSFSQSIYSFQSSSVNSSNNDGKVQFSSHAKKEIRKIKKLSKNIPRSERIKYRAKHISNQYKMGPHIMTPMRLWAIIYLALRIHDQPIQLGDMLRYGKEGHLSYYKLDHLLPPEVNLTANERSFLRQNVEITHKGMRRIIANMAKFLGVWDIICPDFLSLIKRYCQELGLPRGIQLYTERLIALSPPKMIFDIKKSYIPNYEGRAIAFIIVVLKTLLGLDGITEYYISRIAEKINSVAIERGLLNAKLFNFQEWQRYIECRKIILSRAHYPTKMKYYPDLDGIDDLYLKFLEFITSKSNKNEVNMKNSKHFLPEELINGMKKHITSLNINDLLPKTVDIFPPSLTPLYSYLQCLLDNPLNDIPNILQNDFFLTKVGYMTKSESLIELAMKCDIELEIIDSNIHFVEKNVPQFEQPRMPSIEELKQLVDVQDDLKDQHELGSENVNEYLHAKIPCTMKFDTIKRQYYDNVIKDLENIHIGNNFTFTEILPNGKLAIPTDSDTEDEKEVSNYINTIDAETTFLEKKMYNKYNLQLSQAEKESIFKSNTMKKVQSKIQLERNTKGQFIKGNALFIKKNIEKNDDNFLPDTENINFHNSIKTNVANEIYSNVKSSEEELFLPEYISINDINIDNIDLKSDTFNINDYLNLSNITFFNDIDKKESIAHKKYQFFRPFKDYWMYHCIFSRVKSKNFTVFEKVLPRTFRWLLNECALIVEMSTEDLYEEICLIESYHSYVLKSCTFKSNNCNNVDTISKNQLNFILNKW from the exons ATGCAAAAGTGTAGAATTTGTGACTgtacagatttttataaagaagctGGCTACTTTTTCTGTCAAACATGTCAAACGCAGAACGAg gataTTAGAGAAGAGATTCTTGAATTACATATAGATAATTCAACTAGATTACGGAAGACAAAAATAAgacaattaaaatcaaataaatcag gtgAGGAGCTTGGATGGACATCAtgggaattatataattttgttttaattggattaacaaatgaattaatagaaCTTGGAATTCCatccgaaataaaattaacaatattacaattatggGCAACATATTTAGGCAAAATTGAAGTAGCATTTATATCAactaagaaaaaatgtttgcCAAAATTAGCtagaagatataaaagaag GGATGCTGAAATTATTTATGGCAAAGTGCAATCCCAAAAGAAGCACAGAAAACGCAAAAGAATTGGAAGTAGTACAAATACTTCTGTAATATCAAGTGGTCAAAGTGAGGCTAGTTCTatgagagaattaaaaaaaaataaa aggCTTTTAGCAACAGCTGAATACGATAGATATCTTCAATCTCAAAATAGTTCTTTAGGTGATGGTATTAGTTCATTTAGTCAAAGTATATACAGTTTTCAATCTAGTTCTGtcaattcttcaaataatgATGGAAA aGTACAATTTAGTTCTCATGCCAAaaaggaaataagaaaaattaaaaaattatctaaaaatatacctAGAtctgaaagaattaaatatagagcCAAACATATAAGTAATCAGTATAAAATGGGACCTCATATAATGACACCTATGCGACTATgggcaattatatatttagcttTGAGAATTCATGATCAACCTATACAATTAGGAGATATGTTAAG ATATGGGAAAGAAGgacatttatcttattataaattggatCATTTGTTGCCACCAGAAGTGAATTTAACAGCTAATGAAAGAAGCTTCTTGAGacaaaatgttgaaattacaCATAAAGGAATGAGacgaattattgcaaatatggCAAAATTTCTTGGTGTATGGGATATAATTTGTCcagattttttatctttaattaaaagatattgtcAAGAATTAGGATTACCAA gGGGCATCCAATTATATACAGAAAGATTAATAGCTTTATCACCTCctaaaatgatatttgatataaaaaaatcatatattccAAATTATGAAGGTCGTGcaattgcatttattatagTAGTATTGAAAACTTTGCTTGGTTTAGATGGTATAACTGAATATTATATCAGTCGAATTGCAGAAAAAATCAATAG cgtAGCTATTGAACGTGGTTTACTGAAtgcaaaactttttaattttcaagaatggcaaagatatattgaatgcagaaaaataattttatctcgtGCACATTATCCaactaaaatgaaatattatcccGACTTAGATGGAATTGatgatctatatttaaaattcttagaatttataacttctaaatcgaataaaaatgaagtaaatatgaaaaattcgaaacattttttaccAGAAGAACTTATTAATGGCATGAAAAAACATATAActagtttaaatattaatgatttattaccaAAAACAGTAGATATATTTCCACCATCTCTAACTCCgctttattcatatttacaaTGTTTATTAGATAATCCACTCAATGATATTcctaatatattacaaaatgatttttttcttacaaaagTTGGATACATGACAAAATCTGAATC cttaaTAGAATTAGCAATGAAATGTGatatagaattagaaataattgattcaaatatacattttgttgaaaaaaatgtaccTCAATTTGAACAACCTAGAATGCCAAGTATAGAAGAACTGAAACAGCTCGTCGATGTACAAGATGACTTAAAAGACCAACATGAACTCGGAAGCGAAAATGtgaatgaatatttacatGCTAAAATACCATGTACCATGAAATTCGATACCATTAAAAGACAGTATTATGATAATGTAATCAAGGATTTAGAAAACATACATATAgggaataattttacatttaccgAAATTCTTCCAAACGGGAAACTAGCAATTCCTACTGATAGTGATACTGAAGACGAAAAAGaagtttctaattatattaatactatagATGCAGAAACTacgtttttagaaaaaaaaatgtataacaaatacaatttacaattatcgCAAGCAGAAaaagaatctatttttaaatcgaatacaatgaaaaaagtaCAATCTAAAATTCAACTTGAACGAAATACTAAAGGCCAATTTATCAAAGGAAATgctttattcataaaaaaaaatattgaaaaaaatgacgataattttcttccagatacagagaatataaattttcacaatagTATAAAAACAAACGTagcaaatgaaatatattccaatGTTAAAAGTAGTGAAGAGGAATTATTTTTGCCTgaatatattagtattaatgatatcaatattgataatatagatttaaaaagtgatacttttaatataaatgattatttgaatctaagtaatattacattttttaatgatattgacAAGAAAGAAAGTATAGCCCATAAGAAATACCAATTTTTTAGACCATTTAAAGACTATTGGATGTATCATTGTATTTTTAGTCgtgtaaaatctaaaaattttactgtatttgaaaaagttttaccACGAACTTTTCGTTGGTTGTTAAACGAATGTGCACTTATCGTGGAAATGTCTACAGAAGatttatatgaagaaatatgtttaatagaaAGTTATCAttcatatgttttaaaatcttgtacattcaaaagtaataattgtaacaatGTAGATAcaatatctaaaaatcaattgaattttattttaaataaatggtaa